In Ignavibacteriales bacterium, the following proteins share a genomic window:
- a CDS encoding PTS sugar transporter subunit IIA yields the protein MKITDILNESVVRTNLPGATKEEVINAMIELAGTQKQVADKDRMRAAIFEREKIMSTGVGSGFAIPHGKTDAVNDIVAAFAVTAQPIDYQSLDDQPVRLVFLLVGRDNMVGPHIKLLSRISRLMNKEDFRKRLLEAETSKEILEIFRQEEATISEG from the coding sequence ATGAAAATTACTGATATTTTAAATGAATCGGTCGTGCGAACAAATCTTCCAGGCGCCACAAAGGAAGAAGTGATCAATGCGATGATTGAACTTGCCGGCACTCAAAAGCAGGTTGCCGACAAGGATCGCATGCGTGCGGCAATTTTTGAGCGAGAAAAAATAATGTCCACCGGCGTCGGTTCTGGGTTCGCGATCCCCCATGGTAAAACAGATGCCGTCAACGATATTGTTGCAGCATTCGCGGTTACTGCCCAGCCCATCGATTATCAATCGCTTGACGATCAACCGGTGCGTCTCGTGTTTCTTCTCGTAGGCCGCGATAATATGGTTGGTCCGCACATCAAACTCCTAAGCCGCATCTCGCGTCTCATGAACAAGGAAGATTTCCGGAAGCGTCTTCTCGAGGCAGAAACATCAAAAGAAATTCTAGAAATTTTTCGCCAGGAAGAGGCAACAATTTCCGAAGGATAG
- the hisS gene encoding histidine--tRNA ligase, which produces MKFRTIKGTKDILPDETAGWQYVESIIRRVMQNFNYQEIRTPAFEQTGLFARSIGELTDIVSKEMYTFLDRSEESITLRPEGTAATLRAYLQNNLGEQSPLTKVYYIGPMFRQERPQAGRMRQFHQFGAEAIGASSPQLDVEMMVLPIEIYKQLGIDQYSLKINSVGCEQCRPAYKQLLQTELRKIFAQLSHDSQIRVEQNPLRVLDSKDEKDRALTAGMPLMNEHLCEECAVHFASVRSLLDALNFSYEVDGRLVRGLDYYTKTAFEITSTALGSQDALAGGGRYDLLVEELGGKQTPGVGFAAGIERLLIVLAKLNKNKFSSSAPVIYFVGLDETARIWTFSKASELRRQGICAEVDYLGRSVKSQMREANRQQAQYVIVVGEQELKTKIAKLKNMQTGVESTVLLDKIEIPS; this is translated from the coding sequence GTGAAATTCCGTACAATTAAAGGCACGAAAGATATTCTACCGGATGAAACCGCCGGATGGCAGTACGTGGAATCTATTATCCGCCGCGTGATGCAGAACTTCAATTATCAAGAAATCCGCACACCTGCCTTTGAACAAACAGGATTATTCGCCCGCAGCATCGGTGAACTGACGGATATTGTCAGCAAAGAGATGTACACATTTCTCGATCGTAGTGAGGAAAGCATCACGCTTCGTCCTGAAGGGACGGCTGCGACACTGCGGGCATACCTCCAAAACAATCTTGGCGAGCAATCACCGCTCACAAAAGTGTATTACATCGGACCGATGTTCCGGCAGGAACGCCCGCAAGCCGGACGAATGCGCCAATTTCACCAGTTTGGCGCGGAAGCGATCGGTGCATCATCACCGCAGCTTGACGTTGAGATGATGGTACTGCCGATTGAAATTTACAAACAGCTTGGCATCGATCAGTATTCGCTGAAAATCAATTCAGTCGGATGTGAACAGTGTCGGCCTGCGTACAAACAACTCCTGCAAACAGAATTACGGAAAATATTTGCACAGCTCTCTCACGATAGTCAGATACGTGTCGAACAAAATCCGCTCCGCGTGCTCGATTCCAAAGATGAGAAAGATCGGGCATTGACTGCCGGCATGCCGCTGATGAATGAACATTTGTGCGAGGAATGTGCGGTGCATTTTGCATCAGTCCGTTCACTTCTCGATGCACTCAACTTTTCTTACGAAGTTGATGGAAGGCTCGTCCGCGGATTAGATTATTATACAAAGACAGCATTTGAAATCACGAGCACTGCGCTTGGTTCGCAAGACGCGCTCGCCGGCGGTGGCAGATACGATTTGTTGGTAGAAGAACTTGGCGGGAAACAAACACCGGGCGTTGGTTTCGCTGCCGGCATCGAACGGCTGCTCATTGTCCTTGCAAAACTCAATAAAAATAAATTCTCATCATCCGCTCCAGTGATCTACTTTGTTGGATTGGATGAAACCGCGCGCATCTGGACGTTTTCAAAAGCAAGTGAATTGCGGCGGCAAGGCATCTGTGCTGAGGTTGATTATCTGGGCAGAAGCGTCAAATCCCAAATGCGGGAAGCGAACCGTCAGCAGGCGCAGTATGTCATCGTGGTTGGAGAGCAGGAGTTGAAAACGAAAATCGCCAAACTGAAAAACATGCAGACTGGCGTAGAGAGTACTGTCTTGCTCGATAAGATCGAAATACCTTCGTGA
- a CDS encoding prolipoprotein diacylglyceryl transferase, whose translation MCPRLFHIGPFTVYGYGLMLAFGFIAGSYLLVSEFKRRKLDPNIANNITLIALGAGVAGSKILYLIENWSSFVLDPVGTAFNPGGLTFYGGFLLATFSIYVYGRRKGITFFTICDAIAPGLMLGYGIGRLGCHLAGDGDYGFPTTLPWGTDYSNGTYPPSVAFKDFPEITSHFTGGIVPNNIPCHPTPVYEFIVCALMCWFLWSIRKKTIPTGKLFMMYLMLAGIERFAVEFLRPNPRIILGLSEAQLIACVLIAIGLFGWWKFATVSPSK comes from the coding sequence ATGTGCCCTCGACTTTTCCATATTGGACCATTTACTGTATACGGTTATGGATTAATGCTTGCGTTCGGTTTCATTGCAGGCAGTTATCTCCTTGTCAGCGAATTCAAACGCCGCAAATTGGATCCGAATATTGCAAATAATATCACACTCATTGCACTCGGAGCTGGAGTGGCTGGCTCTAAGATTCTTTACCTGATTGAGAATTGGTCTTCTTTTGTCCTCGACCCTGTCGGTACGGCATTCAATCCCGGCGGACTGACTTTCTACGGTGGATTTCTGCTCGCCACATTTTCTATTTATGTGTACGGAAGAAGAAAAGGAATTACGTTTTTCACGATTTGTGATGCAATTGCCCCTGGTTTGATGCTCGGTTACGGCATAGGGCGTCTTGGCTGTCACCTTGCCGGAGACGGCGATTACGGTTTTCCAACAACGCTTCCTTGGGGAACAGATTATTCAAACGGAACGTATCCGCCATCTGTTGCATTCAAAGATTTTCCGGAAATCACCAGCCACTTCACAGGCGGCATCGTTCCCAACAATATTCCGTGCCATCCAACGCCTGTGTACGAATTCATTGTCTGTGCGTTGATGTGCTGGTTCCTCTGGAGTATTCGGAAGAAGACCATACCAACCGGAAAGCTCTTTATGATGTACTTGATGTTAGCAGGGATCGAACGATTCGCCGTTGAATTTCTCCGGCCCAATCCGAGAATTATTTTAGGATTGAGTGAAGCGCAGCTCATTGCATGTGTTCTGATTGCAATTGGGTTGTTCGGCTGGTGGAAGTTCGCAACAGTTTCACCTTCAAAATAG
- the rlmB gene encoding 23S rRNA (guanosine(2251)-2'-O)-methyltransferase RlmB, translating into MDNLIVGRQPVLEALKSRQPIERILILHGTSGSHIDQAKQLARKLAIPVKETDKIRFAELAGDTMTQGIIAIIDSYRYAEIEEILAAAQQKNEPPFILILDEIEDPHNLGALIRSAECAGMHGIIIPLHNSASVNSTVAKTSAGATAHLPIARVTNIAQTLDELKKGGVWIVGTEMESDKLYYEHDYSGSLAIVIGNEGKGMRRLVKEKCDFLVKIPMHGKIESLNASVAGALVMFEAAKSRMQKSDI; encoded by the coding sequence ATGGATAACCTTATCGTTGGCAGACAACCGGTATTGGAAGCGCTTAAATCACGCCAGCCAATCGAACGAATTTTAATTCTCCATGGCACATCGGGAAGCCATATCGATCAAGCAAAACAGCTTGCGCGGAAACTTGCTATTCCTGTAAAAGAAACAGATAAAATACGTTTTGCTGAATTAGCCGGCGACACGATGACACAGGGAATTATCGCAATCATTGACTCGTATCGTTACGCAGAAATTGAGGAAATTCTTGCTGCTGCTCAACAGAAAAACGAGCCGCCGTTCATTCTCATTCTTGACGAAATTGAAGATCCGCATAATCTTGGTGCGCTCATTCGTTCTGCAGAATGTGCCGGCATGCATGGTATTATCATTCCGCTCCACAACTCCGCGTCGGTCAATTCTACCGTTGCAAAAACGTCAGCCGGTGCAACAGCGCATCTTCCAATTGCGCGGGTAACGAACATTGCCCAGACATTAGATGAGCTAAAAAAAGGTGGGGTATGGATTGTTGGAACCGAAATGGAAAGCGATAAACTTTACTATGAACACGACTATAGCGGCTCGCTTGCCATCGTTATTGGGAATGAAGGAAAAGGCATGCGCAGGCTCGTTAAAGAGAAATGCGACTTCTTGGTGAAGATTCCAATGCATGGCAAGATTGAATCGCTCAACGCATCTGTGGCGGGCGCGCTCGTGATGTTTGAAGCGGCGAAAAGCAGGATGCAGAAGTCAGACATTTAA
- a CDS encoding outer membrane beta-barrel protein yields MKYSNFTGTECIMKLIIRLFQYSVFIITLTALTSTYTCAQVNIKLGGGFGVMSPAADFGGSTIEYYNGSRYGLSGGLNIHGKAKIGFFGFNLAGEIDYSSLSNTGNSEPGQGQVDISQKIVSLKIGPEFRLSLPVLPVTPYLGLNVALNSFSGETTFQGVSKVPSATYSVQSATRFGVGFYAGTEVSIGPFLSLDFNLSYNLMNLFGKQWNDVNPGVNQRIDSYLSLNDQSDPLYAAGDDKHFVSNSRSISSILFTVSILFGL; encoded by the coding sequence ATGAAATATTCCAATTTTACAGGTACAGAATGTATTATGAAACTGATTATTCGGTTGTTTCAATATTCAGTTTTCATTATTACACTCACAGCATTGACGAGCACATACACGTGCGCGCAAGTGAACATTAAACTTGGCGGCGGATTCGGGGTCATGAGTCCGGCTGCAGATTTCGGCGGCTCGACCATTGAATACTATAACGGTTCACGTTATGGACTTAGTGGCGGCCTTAACATCCATGGAAAAGCGAAGATAGGATTTTTCGGATTTAATCTCGCCGGGGAAATTGATTACTCTTCGTTAAGTAACACAGGAAATTCTGAGCCGGGACAAGGACAAGTAGATATATCGCAAAAGATTGTGTCACTGAAAATTGGTCCTGAATTTCGTCTGAGCCTGCCTGTGTTACCCGTTACTCCGTACCTCGGTTTAAATGTAGCATTGAATTCGTTCAGCGGCGAGACAACGTTTCAAGGAGTTTCGAAAGTTCCGAGCGCAACGTATAGCGTGCAAAGTGCAACGCGGTTTGGTGTAGGATTCTATGCGGGAACGGAAGTGAGCATAGGTCCTTTCCTATCACTTGATTTTAATCTCTCATACAACTTGATGAATCTCTTCGGCAAACAATGGAACGACGTAAATCCGGGAGTAAATCAGCGTATCGATTCATATCTTTCTTTAAATGACCAAAGTGATCCTCTGTACGCTGCTGGAGACGATAAACATTTCGTGTCAAATTCACGAAGTATTAGTTCGATTCTGTTTACCGTCAGCATCTTGTTCGGTTTGTAG
- the mgtA gene encoding magnesium-translocating P-type ATPase has protein sequence MKNYETNQLPPAFWSISVIELLQKIETTKDGLTSNEAKQRLARYGANLLKPPRRSDVLTLLLNQFKSPIILILFFATGLSFFLHDSIDAIIILSIILISGLLGFWQERGASNAVAKLLSIVQIKAMVLRDGNSKEIPVEDIVLGDIVILNAGDIVPGDGMIQESKDLFVDEAMLTGETFPAEKSAAVLPVETLLAQRTNAVWMGTHIVSGSATALIVRTGKETEFGKVSERLKLRPQETDFEHGIRRFGYFLMEITMVLVVAIFAINVYLARPVLDSFLFSLALAVGLTPQLLPAIISINLAHGAKRMAEKKVIVKRLASIENFGSMNVLCADKTGTLTEGTVHVQSASDVDGASNDKVLFHAYLNAFYETGFTNPIDEAIRTHRQFDLSGYQKQDEIPYDFLRKRLSILVSHDEKHLMVTKGAMLNVLDVCSSAESGNGTIVDIATVRDRIQQHFEEFSKKGFRTLGIAYKNMGSESRISKDHETGMTFSGFLVLFDPPKPNIVETITNLKNLGVALKIITGDNHLVASNVSQQMGLSDTKILTGQDIHQLSDAALLNRVSNVDVFAEIEPNQKERIILALRKAGNVVGYMGDGINDASALHSADVGISVDSAVDVAKDAADIVLLEKDLGVLVQGVREGRATFSNTLKYVFMATSANFGNMFSMAGVSLFLPFLPLLPKQILLTNLMTDFPEMTIATDSVDKELIDYPRRWDIKAIRKFMITFGIVSSVFDYLTFGALLLILHATQIQFRTGWFLESVVSASLIVLVIRSRRPSFKSRPGKYLFMATLSTVVVTLIVPFTPFAGIFGFSPLPIPFLLFIGLIVLFYIIAAEMTKKVFYKRVKL, from the coding sequence ATGAAGAATTATGAAACGAACCAACTCCCTCCGGCTTTTTGGAGTATCTCTGTAATAGAGTTGCTCCAAAAGATTGAAACTACAAAAGATGGTTTGACAAGTAATGAAGCTAAACAACGGCTCGCGCGCTATGGCGCTAATCTCCTGAAGCCGCCTAGGCGGTCGGATGTTTTGACGCTTCTGCTTAACCAATTTAAAAGTCCGATCATCCTCATCCTCTTCTTTGCAACAGGATTATCATTTTTTCTCCATGATTCGATAGATGCCATTATCATTCTTTCCATCATTCTCATCAGCGGTCTGCTTGGATTTTGGCAGGAGCGCGGTGCTTCGAACGCCGTGGCGAAACTACTCTCCATCGTGCAGATTAAAGCAATGGTGTTGCGTGATGGAAATTCCAAAGAAATACCAGTTGAAGACATTGTGCTTGGTGATATTGTCATCCTGAACGCCGGTGATATTGTTCCTGGCGACGGGATGATTCAGGAATCCAAGGATCTTTTCGTGGATGAAGCAATGCTCACGGGTGAAACGTTCCCTGCGGAAAAATCGGCGGCAGTCTTGCCGGTAGAGACACTATTGGCCCAGCGGACAAATGCGGTTTGGATGGGAACACACATTGTGAGCGGTAGTGCAACAGCACTGATTGTCCGTACGGGCAAGGAAACTGAATTCGGTAAAGTGTCGGAACGGCTCAAACTGAGGCCTCAGGAAACAGATTTTGAGCATGGGATCCGGCGATTCGGATATTTTCTTATGGAGATTACAATGGTGTTGGTGGTTGCCATTTTTGCCATCAATGTATATTTAGCGCGTCCGGTATTGGACTCATTTCTTTTTTCGCTTGCGCTCGCTGTTGGATTAACACCGCAGCTGCTGCCGGCAATTATAAGCATCAACCTTGCCCATGGCGCTAAACGGATGGCTGAAAAGAAAGTCATTGTCAAACGGCTCGCTTCGATTGAGAACTTCGGTAGTATGAATGTGCTTTGTGCCGATAAAACCGGTACACTGACGGAAGGAACCGTACACGTACAATCCGCCAGTGATGTGGATGGCGCCTCGAACGATAAAGTTCTTTTTCATGCGTATCTCAATGCTTTTTATGAAACGGGATTTACCAACCCGATTGACGAAGCAATCCGCACCCATCGCCAATTTGATTTGTCTGGTTATCAGAAGCAGGATGAAATCCCATATGATTTTCTTCGTAAACGTTTGAGTATTCTGGTTTCGCATGATGAAAAGCATCTGATGGTGACCAAGGGCGCGATGCTGAATGTACTCGATGTCTGTTCATCAGCGGAATCTGGAAACGGGACTATCGTCGATATCGCAACCGTGCGGGACCGAATCCAGCAGCACTTTGAGGAATTCAGTAAAAAGGGATTTCGTACGCTGGGTATTGCTTACAAAAACATGGGATCAGAATCACGCATCAGTAAAGATCACGAAACGGGTATGACCTTTTCCGGATTCCTTGTTCTTTTCGATCCTCCGAAACCCAATATCGTAGAGACGATTACTAACCTCAAGAACCTCGGTGTTGCGCTTAAGATTATCACAGGCGACAATCACCTTGTTGCGTCCAACGTGAGTCAACAGATGGGATTGTCAGATACAAAAATTCTTACGGGTCAGGACATTCATCAACTGAGCGATGCTGCGCTGCTCAACCGTGTGTCGAATGTGGATGTCTTCGCTGAAATCGAACCCAATCAAAAAGAACGAATTATCCTTGCTCTCCGAAAAGCTGGAAACGTTGTGGGGTACATGGGTGATGGTATTAATGATGCCTCCGCACTTCATTCTGCCGATGTTGGTATATCCGTTGACAGCGCAGTGGATGTTGCCAAGGATGCGGCGGATATCGTCTTGCTCGAAAAGGATCTGGGCGTCTTAGTGCAGGGTGTGCGCGAAGGAAGGGCAACTTTTTCCAACACACTCAAATATGTCTTCATGGCAACCAGCGCTAATTTTGGAAACATGTTTAGCATGGCCGGAGTATCCCTCTTTCTGCCGTTCCTTCCATTGCTCCCCAAGCAGATTCTGCTTACGAATCTCATGACGGATTTCCCGGAGATGACTATTGCAACCGACAGCGTGGATAAAGAATTGATTGACTATCCGCGGCGCTGGGATATTAAGGCAATCCGTAAATTTATGATTACATTTGGCATTGTGAGTTCTGTGTTTGATTATCTCACGTTCGGCGCCCTTTTGCTCATTCTTCATGCAACTCAGATTCAATTCAGAACCGGCTGGTTTTTAGAATCCGTTGTCTCAGCGTCTTTGATAGTGCTCGTTATTCGAAGCCGGAGACCTTCCTTCAAGAGTCGACCTGGGAAATATCTTTTTATGGCAACTCTGTCAACTGTAGTCGTAACATTGATTGTTCCTTTCACGCCATTCGCCGGGATTTTCGGATTCAGCCCGCTGCCAATACCGTTTCTTTTGTTCATCGGGCTCATCGTATTGTTCTACATTATTGCGGCGGAAATGACGAAAAAGGTTTTCTACAAAAGGGTGAAATTATAA
- a CDS encoding DUF2061 domain-containing protein — MIEKLLPVTHHAEDTLRRSIVKAISYRVIILILVFTAIYLFTGKIKIALGFMIVSNIYTTLGYFFHERIWDKIKWGIIIDK; from the coding sequence ATGATAGAAAAACTTCTTCCTGTTACGCATCACGCGGAAGATACACTTCGCAGATCTATTGTAAAAGCCATAAGTTACCGAGTGATTATTTTAATTCTCGTCTTCACTGCAATTTATCTGTTTACTGGAAAAATAAAAATTGCTTTGGGTTTTATGATTGTGAGTAATATCTATACTACACTGGGTTACTTTTTCCATGAGAGAATCTGGGATAAAATAAAGTGGGGGATAATAATTGATAAATGA
- a CDS encoding YihY/virulence factor BrkB family protein: protein MKTFHWKNIWLLLKDSAIAWDDDNIGQQGAALSFFTIFSLSPLLILVIVLSSFGFGQEAASGHLVAQIRGLIGIEGAQFVQSLITNVYKSHSNVLATIFSVVMFMLGASAVFVQLRDSLNTIWHVQLKPIGTIHAFLRVRLLSIALIIGIGFLLLVSLILSAVLAALSSYLRDFFVILANLVSLLNFIISFAGITVIFALMFKFVPAVILKWKDVWVGAAVTSLLFSVGKIVIGLYLGNGSIGSTFGAASSLVIFMMWTFYSSQIILFGAEFTRLYATRFGANIVPRKNATHIVIQRVEPKETSVSKE, encoded by the coding sequence ATGAAAACTTTTCACTGGAAAAATATCTGGCTGTTATTGAAGGATTCAGCAATTGCCTGGGATGATGACAATATCGGGCAGCAAGGTGCTGCGCTATCGTTCTTTACTATATTTTCTCTGTCGCCGCTGCTCATTCTCGTGATCGTTCTCTCAAGTTTCGGGTTCGGCCAGGAGGCGGCAAGCGGCCATCTCGTTGCTCAAATTCGCGGACTGATTGGCATTGAAGGAGCGCAATTTGTTCAAAGCCTGATCACAAACGTATATAAATCTCATTCTAATGTTCTGGCAACGATTTTCAGTGTGGTCATGTTTATGCTGGGTGCATCGGCTGTGTTCGTACAACTGCGCGATTCGCTTAATACAATCTGGCATGTTCAGCTAAAACCGATAGGCACGATTCATGCGTTCCTTCGAGTCCGGCTCCTCTCTATCGCCCTGATAATAGGAATCGGTTTCCTTCTGCTGGTATCTCTTATTCTCAGCGCAGTTCTCGCAGCACTGAGCAGTTACCTGCGTGACTTCTTTGTTATCCTTGCGAACCTGGTCAGCCTTCTTAATTTTATAATATCATTTGCGGGCATCACTGTTATCTTCGCACTTATGTTCAAGTTTGTTCCGGCCGTCATTCTGAAATGGAAAGATGTATGGGTTGGAGCGGCGGTAACTTCACTATTGTTTTCTGTCGGAAAGATAGTGATCGGATTGTATCTGGGTAATGGTTCCATAGGTTCAACATTTGGTGCTGCGAGTTCGCTTGTCATCTTCATGATGTGGACGTTCTACTCTTCGCAAATAATACTCTTCGGTGCTGAATTCACTCGCTTGTATGCAACAAGATTCGGTGCGAATATTGTCCCGAGAAAGAATGCAACTCATATCGTTATACAGAGAGTGGAACCCAAGGAAACATCAGTAAGCAAAGAGTGA
- a CDS encoding BamA/TamA family outer membrane protein, protein MTDSLVLLVVAGLLAAFATGCSNTAYLTKGEKLYTGADVNIEEKESIPDKGNLKGQLDLLAKPEPNGKFLWLFHLKLWLYNIGFFKETFGEPPVLLQSVVPDRVAARMRNLLEGKGYFGADVQYSVHEQETTADIQYNIAIRSPYRINGITAKSDNSTLVEAIRATMGKTVLTAGDQYDLVKLKQERERIDVSLKEKGYFYFSPDFIDFQADSTAGNKTVDLSLQVKGDIPVEATRVYTIGNIYIYSGYSLTRDSVTISVGDTVRVGGCYYIDIDKKFDPDVIARSIFFRKGTVYNRDDHDITLNRLMNLGVFKFVNIRFIEADSAGIPLLDTHIYLTPLSIKNIRFELQGVSKSNNLAGPVLNSSFRNRNLFGGAELFTLSGEVGFELPVGGGQSGGNSYVIGTRGELDLPKFLVPFKLTNVSSLFVPKTRIVLGFNLLNRLSYYQLFSVDASFGYNWKESISKEHNFNLLSITSAHLANATQKFNDLLSINPLLKKSFEQQFIIGQNYSFTYNDQLEKEHKNHIYFKGSIDLSGNLLQLVQSLFNKQQATPDTPYKIFGTAYSEYYKFDIDLRHYYNTMDQRASLASRLIAGIGVAYGNSATLPYVKQFYIGGSNSVRAFGARALGPGSYKIPDSLAAKSFIDQAGDIKLEANTEYRFPIISILKGALFVDAGNIWLLQEDPGRPGGKFSGKTFLDEIAVGTGFGLRLDLSFFILRIDLAFPLRVPYLPQGERWVINKINFVDPSWRTNNLAFNIAIGYPY, encoded by the coding sequence ATGACTGATTCTCTTGTGCTTCTTGTCGTTGCAGGCCTGCTCGCAGCATTCGCTACAGGTTGCAGCAACACAGCGTATCTGACGAAAGGTGAGAAGCTGTATACAGGCGCAGATGTGAATATCGAAGAGAAGGAAAGTATTCCGGACAAGGGTAATCTGAAAGGACAATTGGATCTGCTTGCCAAACCGGAACCGAATGGAAAATTCCTCTGGCTCTTCCACCTTAAGTTATGGTTGTACAACATCGGGTTTTTCAAAGAGACTTTCGGTGAACCGCCGGTGCTGTTACAATCTGTTGTACCCGATCGAGTTGCCGCGAGAATGCGCAACCTGTTGGAAGGCAAAGGATACTTCGGGGCGGACGTACAATACTCGGTACATGAACAGGAAACCACCGCAGACATTCAATATAATATTGCAATCCGATCACCATACAGAATCAATGGCATTACTGCAAAAAGCGACAACTCCACGCTGGTAGAAGCAATTCGTGCCACTATGGGAAAAACAGTTCTCACCGCAGGAGACCAATATGATCTTGTGAAACTGAAACAGGAGCGGGAACGCATTGATGTCTCGCTTAAAGAAAAAGGATATTTCTATTTCTCTCCCGACTTCATTGATTTTCAAGCGGATAGTACTGCCGGGAATAAGACGGTTGATCTTTCTCTTCAAGTCAAAGGTGATATACCCGTCGAAGCAACGCGCGTCTATACAATTGGCAATATCTACATCTATTCCGGTTATTCGCTGACACGTGACAGTGTTACCATATCTGTCGGCGATACAGTAAGGGTTGGTGGCTGTTACTATATTGATATCGATAAGAAGTTTGATCCTGACGTCATTGCCCGGTCGATTTTCTTTAGAAAAGGCACTGTATATAATAGAGACGACCACGATATCACATTGAACAGGCTCATGAATCTTGGTGTGTTCAAGTTCGTGAACATACGATTTATTGAGGCCGATTCGGCAGGCATCCCACTTTTAGATACCCATATATATCTGACGCCGCTGTCGATAAAAAACATTCGCTTTGAGTTACAAGGCGTTTCCAAATCTAACAACCTTGCAGGACCGGTTCTTAATTCCAGCTTCCGGAACAGGAATTTGTTCGGCGGGGCAGAACTCTTTACGCTGAGTGGTGAAGTTGGGTTTGAGTTGCCTGTTGGTGGAGGACAATCGGGAGGGAATTCGTATGTGATAGGAACGCGTGGAGAGTTAGATCTGCCGAAGTTCCTTGTTCCGTTCAAACTCACCAATGTATCGAGCCTCTTTGTGCCAAAGACACGCATTGTGCTTGGATTTAATTTGCTGAATCGATTATCATACTATCAGCTCTTCTCGGTAGATGCTTCGTTTGGATACAACTGGAAAGAATCCATCAGCAAGGAACACAATTTTAATCTGCTTTCGATTACGTCTGCGCATCTGGCAAATGCAACCCAGAAATTCAACGACTTGTTGAGTATAAATCCACTGTTGAAAAAGAGTTTCGAGCAACAGTTTATCATTGGACAGAATTATTCCTTTACATACAATGACCAGCTTGAGAAGGAGCATAAGAATCACATATATTTCAAAGGAAGCATAGACCTTTCGGGAAACCTGTTGCAGCTTGTGCAATCATTGTTTAACAAGCAACAAGCGACACCTGATACTCCCTATAAAATCTTCGGGACAGCATATTCAGAGTACTACAAATTTGATATCGACTTGCGGCATTACTACAATACTATGGATCAAAGAGCGTCACTTGCCAGCAGGTTGATCGCAGGAATAGGTGTCGCTTATGGCAACTCTGCGACTCTACCATACGTGAAACAGTTTTATATCGGGGGAAGCAATAGCGTGCGTGCCTTTGGTGCGCGCGCTCTTGGTCCCGGTTCGTACAAAATTCCTGATAGCCTCGCTGCAAAATCCTTCATTGATCAGGCCGGGGATATAAAGCTTGAAGCAAATACCGAGTACCGCTTTCCTATCATCAGTATTCTCAAAGGCGCACTCTTCGTTGATGCCGGTAATATCTGGCTGCTGCAGGAAGACCCTGGCCGACCCGGTGGTAAGTTCTCCGGCAAGACATTTCTCGATGAGATAGCGGTTGGAACAGGATTTGGCTTGCGGCTTGATCTGTCCTTTTTTATTCTTCGGATTGACCTTGCGTTCCCATTGCGCGTCCCATATCTGCCCCAAGGCGAGCGCTGGGTCATCAATAAGATCAATTTCGTCGATCCGTCGTGGAGAACGAACAATCTTGCATTCAATATTGCCATTGGATATCCGTACTGA